From a region of the Roseivirga sp. 4D4 genome:
- a CDS encoding Hsp20/alpha crystallin family protein, whose protein sequence is MNTVRKNSDWLMPATIDRFVDRFFNESFDQSKSAFTPRADVAETDSAFEIQVAVPGLNKKDISIDLKDGYLTISGERKFEKEDKSKNFYSVQTQYGTFKKAFQLPDSVVEEKIEASYENGILNVLIPKDETKKLVSKITVK, encoded by the coding sequence ATGAATACAGTAAGAAAAAACTCAGATTGGTTAATGCCAGCTACAATAGACAGATTTGTTGATCGTTTCTTCAATGAGTCCTTTGACCAAAGTAAGTCTGCATTTACGCCTCGAGCAGATGTGGCTGAAACGGATAGCGCATTTGAAATTCAAGTTGCAGTGCCAGGGCTAAATAAGAAAGATATCAGTATCGATCTTAAGGATGGTTACTTGACCATCAGTGGGGAAAGGAAATTCGAGAAGGAAGACAAATCAAAAAACTTCTACTCCGTACAAACTCAGTATGGAACCTTTAAAAAGGCGTTTCAGTTACCTGATAGCGTAGTGGAAGAGAAGATTGAAGCATCTTATGAAAACGGTATTCTCAATGTGTTAATACCAAAGGATGAGACAAAGAAATTAGTATCAAAAATAACCGTGAAGTAG
- a CDS encoding NRAMP family divalent metal transporter: MSSERKHLLKAFGPGILFASTCIGVSHLVQSTRAGADFGYGLVLFIVAALVFKYPFFEFGSRYAAATKKSLLEGYLNEGKWVLWIYFLLSLGSMFTVTAAVTFVTAGMLNNLTGLTVDPAWVSGGILLFCVLILAVGKYSLLDSLLKIVGTVLLVSTLVAFIAAVVKGRATPIEGFIPKELAERNSIIFVIALMGWMPTAVDLSTWNSLWAIERMKQTGYRPKLKEILFDFKFGYWVTAILAICFLTLGANVMYGSGVELSGNSTVFADQVVTLFTDALGGWSYLIIATAAFSTMFSTTITVVDGFGRAMGETVRLLFFKEAGVRTTYTWMMATVAIVSFFFILLLSSNLKDLVDLATTLSFVIAPVIAFINYKVIMSNQIEAEFRPRPWLKNLAIIGLIFLTVFALIYMAVYFNLIDLNF; the protein is encoded by the coding sequence ATGTCATCAGAAAGAAAGCATCTCCTTAAAGCCTTTGGTCCCGGAATATTGTTTGCCAGCACGTGCATTGGTGTTTCTCATTTGGTGCAATCCACAAGAGCAGGTGCCGACTTTGGCTATGGCTTAGTTCTTTTTATAGTGGCCGCTCTAGTCTTTAAGTATCCATTCTTTGAGTTTGGATCTCGATACGCTGCTGCAACAAAAAAGAGTTTGCTTGAAGGCTACCTCAATGAAGGTAAGTGGGTGCTTTGGATTTATTTCCTCCTTAGCCTAGGATCCATGTTCACCGTTACGGCAGCGGTAACCTTTGTAACGGCTGGAATGCTTAATAACCTAACAGGATTGACTGTTGATCCCGCCTGGGTTTCTGGAGGCATCCTACTCTTTTGCGTTCTAATTCTGGCCGTGGGTAAGTACAGTCTATTGGACTCATTATTAAAGATTGTAGGAACAGTCTTGTTAGTATCTACCCTAGTGGCTTTTATAGCGGCAGTAGTCAAAGGACGAGCTACACCAATTGAAGGGTTTATTCCGAAGGAACTGGCTGAAAGGAACAGCATTATTTTCGTAATCGCACTTATGGGGTGGATGCCTACAGCGGTTGATCTATCCACTTGGAATAGTCTTTGGGCTATAGAGCGGATGAAGCAAACGGGCTATAGACCGAAGCTAAAAGAAATACTCTTTGACTTTAAATTTGGCTATTGGGTCACAGCAATTCTGGCCATCTGCTTTCTTACGCTAGGAGCCAATGTCATGTACGGCTCGGGGGTGGAACTGTCTGGAAACTCAACAGTTTTTGCTGATCAGGTGGTTACGCTTTTCACGGATGCGCTTGGGGGTTGGTCATACCTGATTATTGCCACGGCAGCTTTCAGCACCATGTTTAGTACTACCATTACGGTGGTAGATGGCTTTGGAAGAGCAATGGGAGAAACCGTGAGATTACTCTTTTTCAAAGAGGCCGGAGTGAGAACAACTTACACTTGGATGATGGCAACGGTAGCTATAGTCTCATTCTTTTTTATTCTTCTACTTTCTTCCAACTTGAAAGACCTTGTCGACCTTGCCACGACACTCTCATTTGTGATTGCTCCTGTGATAGCATTTATCAATTATAAGGTGATTATGTCTAATCAAATTGAGGCTGAATTCAGGCCTAGACCTTGGCTAAAAAACCTGGCTATTATTGGATTAATCTTCCTTACAGTATTCGCGCTCATCTACATGGCGGTTTACTTCAATTTGATTGATCTAAATTTTTAG